The window GTGATCGCGGTCCGGATGACAGCTCGGTAGCTCCGATGTCGGTTCCCATCGTCGCCCTCGATCCGGTGCTACGCAGCCCGGACCGGCGCCCGAGACAGCTGGAGCCGCGCGCACTGCTCGAGTACGCGACGCGTGCCATGCTCGCCCGCGCCGAGGCGACGAGGACGCTGGCGCTGCTGGTCGTCGACCTGCGCCGCCCCGACCGTCTCGACGCGCTCATGGGCAAGGCCGCCTCGGAAGCCCGCCTCGAGCACGTCCTCGATCGTCTCGATGCGCTGCTGCGTGCCGTCGACCGCTATGCCGCAGTCAGCCGCGACGAGATCTGGCTGGTGCTCCCCGATCTCGGGAATGCGAGCCTGGCAGTGCTTGCCGCCATCCGGATCGTGCACGAGCTGGAGGTGCCCGACTCCGCCGGCGAGCCCGAGTTCCAGCTCCGCCCGTGCGTGGGTATCGCCTATTTCCCGGAGCACGCCGGTGACATGACCCAGCTTGTGCGCCTGGCAGATGCCGCGTGCCAGGCCGCTGCCCTGACGGAGGAAGGCTACTGCGTCGCGCAGCCGCGCCAGACGCCCTCGATCACGCGCACTTCCGAGCTGGCGGACCTCGTGCGCGAAGCGCTCAGGACGAACGCGCTCGA is drawn from Betaproteobacteria bacterium and contains these coding sequences:
- a CDS encoding diguanylate cyclase; amino-acid sequence: MSVPIVALDPVLRSPDRRPRQLEPRALLEYATRAMLARAEATRTLALLVVDLRRPDRLDALMGKAASEARLEHVLDRLDALLRAVDRYAAVSRDEIWLVLPDLGNASLAVLAAIRIVHELEVPDSAGEPEFQLRPCVGIAYFPEHAGDMTQLVRLADAACQAAALTEEGYCVAQPRQTPSITRTSELADLVREALRTNAL